Proteins from one Lonchura striata isolate bLonStr1 chromosome 6, bLonStr1.mat, whole genome shotgun sequence genomic window:
- the TC2N gene encoding tandem C2 domains nuclear protein, with protein sequence MATECIKTCCKLCFCMDKEKNDFSMVQESEAVAASKPTIVEQPPLSSVSVKRQVGCSEDYLLSKLPLDGQEVPFVVPPLKLAYVQPKNLPSISHAGGIKESARASFGERKAELHGVYQWPGCDVYNPFYLEHRVSPDLVRRFQAKSNSRKLYGSVSDLRPSALPGSLDVSRSMFDLRSPPHRFMKRYDSVSSVPSSSSSRKDSQGSNRSLDTITLSGDERDFGRLNVKLCYVSSVEQIWITVLHCKDLNWPSSCGENPRICVKGILTLPKPVHFKSSAKEGCNDIEFMETFVFAIKLQSLQAVRLVFKIQTQTPRKKTIGECSLALRELSSQESNHWLDISPPSKAPVCRAELQIGTCFQAINRRIQLQILEAQNLPVSSRPLSSNFFVKVGMFSTEGIIYKKKTRLLKSTNGQVKWGEMMVFPISQAEQGISFLIKLYSKSSVRRKHFLGQIWLSSDSSNSEAVEQWKDTIANPEKVVVKWYSIGAS encoded by the exons ATGGCAACAGAATGTATAAAAACCTGCTGTAAATTGTGTTTCTGCatggacaaggaaaaaaatgatt TTTCCATGGTGCAGGAATCTGAAGCAGTAGCTGCAAGCAAGCCAACTATTGTAGAGCAGCCTCCATTGTCTTCTGTGTCAGTGAAGCGTCAAGTTGGCTGTTCTGAGGATTATTTGCTTTCTAAACTGCCCCTGGATGGTCAGGAGGTACCATTTGTGGTTCCTCCATTAAAACTGGCTTATGTACAGCCAAAGAACCTTCCCAGTATCTCACACGCTGGAGGGATTAAAG AGTCAGCCAGAGCCTCGTTTGGCGAGcggaaggcagagctgcacgGCGTGTACCAGTGGCCCGGCTGTGACGTGTACAACCCCTTCTACCTGGAGCATCGTGTTTCACCAGATCTCGTCAGGCGCTTCCAAGCAAAATCAAATAGTAGGAAATTGTATGGATCAG TTAGTGATTTAAGACCCAGTGCTTTGCCTGGATCCCTTGATGTAAGCCGTTCGATGTTTGACCTCAGGAGCCCACCTCACCGATTCATGAAG AGATATGATTCAGTCTCCAGTGTACCTAGCAGTTCCTCTTCCAGGAAGGATTCGCAAGGCAGTAACAGGAGTCTGG ATACTATTACATTATCAGGTGATGAACGAGACTTTGGAAGACTGAATGTGAAGTTGTGTTACGTTTCTTCTGTAGAACAGATTTGGATCACAGTTTTACAT TGCAAAGACTTGAACTGGCCTTCTAGCTGTGGGGAAAATCCTCGTATCTGTGTCAAGGGAATTCTCACACTGCCCAAGCCAGTGCATTTCAAATCTTCTGCCAAGGAGGGCTGCAAT gACATTGAATTTATGGAAACTTTTGTTTTTGCTATTAAACTGCAAAGCCTGCAGGCTGTCAGACTGGTATTTAAAATCCAGACACAGACTCCCAGGAAAAAAACTATTGGAGAATGTTCCCTGGCACTGCGGGAGTTGAGCTCACAGGAGTCGAATCATTGGCTGGATATATCTCCTCCTTCCAAAGCACCT GTGTGCCGTGCAGAACTTCAAATAGGAACTTGTTTTCAAGCAATAAACAGGAGGATACAGTTACAGATTCTTGAAGCACAAAACCTTCCTGTTTCATCCAGGCCACTGTCTTCAA ATTTCTTTGTGAAAGTTGGAATGTTTAGTACAGAAGGGATCATCTATAAAAAGAAGACTCGCCTTCTGAAGTCCACTAATGGCCAAGTGAAGTGGGGAGAAATGATGGTTTTTCCAATTAGCCAAGCAGAACAAGGAATTAGCTTTCTCATCAAGCTCTACAGCAAAAGCTCAGTGAGAAGAAAACACTTCCTAGGACAG ATCTGGTTAAGTTCTGATAGCAGCAACAGTGAAGCAGTAGAGCAGTGGAAAGATACCATTGCAAATCCTGAAAAAGTTGTTGTTAAATGGTACAGCATTGGTGCATCTTGA